In Candidatus Manganitrophus noduliformans, the genomic stretch TCACCCGCCATCTTCTCACCGAGGACCGGCTCCGGCGCGATGTCGGGATGGGCCGGGCCGATCCGTTCTCTTCCGCTCCCGCCCAATTCTCTTTTTCGGCCGGTATACGTCCAGCAGCGTTTCTTTTCGGTGAGGTGCCCGCCGAGGATGGTCTCGGGAAAAGGCTCGCCGGGGAGGGTGATGAACTGGGCGGCGATTCCCTCTTCTCCGTAAAAGTTGATCACATTCACCTCTGTCAGCAGATCGGGCCCCTCTTTCCCGGCCGGTTTTCCGTCCCGATAGGTCTCCCTTTGAAAGAGCCCCTTTTCGTAGAGGCCGCGAAGAAAGGGGTTGTCGAAGGGGACAAAGAGGGTTTTGGAGCGAACTTCGATCCGGACGATCGGCCGGGGAGGTTGATCCCGGAGCGCTTCCAGGGCGGTCCAGGCGGCGATCTCGCCGATCCGCCGGGCCTTCGACCAGGAGCGCTCCGGGATCGGCTCCCCCTCCTCGTCGCGGATCGGAATCCGAAGCGGCGTGAGAAGCCCCCCGACGCTGCCGCTGAGGTAAATGGCGACGCCGCCGATCCCCTCCGCGCGCCGCCACCCGACGGAGAATCCCCCCTCCTCGATCCCTTTGCGGAGGTAATGGGGAAAGTCGGAGGTGATCAGGCTGCTCCCCGCGCCGACCGTTTCGGGATGGGGGGACCAGTTGATCAGTGTGGCGATCGTCTTCCCGTCGAGCGCTTCCGCCCGCATCACCCGAAGCTCGTCGTCGATGACGACCGGGTTGCGCAGGTCGTTGATCAATATCCCGAACCGGGAGAGGGGACGCCCCTTCCCCCAGCTCAATCGGGCGGGGCGGCGCGCGGCCCAGGCCCGGCGGATCGCCTCCTCGGTTCGGGAGCGGATCTGTTCCATCGTCCGGGGATCTTTGCCGTCGATCGAGAAGTTCGGACCCCAGAGACCGAGCGTATCGACCCCGCCGTGCGTGTGGGTGGCGGCGACGATCACCTGTGTCAGCCCCAGATCGGCGACGCGCTCCCGGATTTGCGCCACCTCCGGATAAAGCAGTCCGACGACGTCGAGCGCTACGATCGCGAGCGTTGTTTCCCCCTGCTCCAGAACCAGCGCCCGCGCCCAGAGGGGGTCGTGCACGCCGGTGGCGGTGTAGTAGGGGCCGTGGTGGAAAAACCCGGCGAGGAAGGGGCCGTCCCACTTGCCGTTGCCGTTCAGATCGGTGAACGGCTCGCCGCGCTGCCTGGGACGATCGGGATCGGGAGCATCATACCGGCCGTTCTTGTTTCGATCTTCATACGGCTCCTGCCGGAGGCGGCCTTGGTCGTCGACCGGCGTGATCTCCAGCGCCGCGGCGCCGGCCAGGAGCGGCGCGTCGGCCATTGCGGAAGAGGGGAGCAAGAAGATCAACAGGACGAAACTCAAAAGACCGAGATCGCTCTTCAGCCGAACGCCGATCATCGCGACCCTCTATCTTAAATAAATAGGGTTTGAGTAGATCCAAGGCCACCAGCGGTCGCCGCGATGGATCGTCCATTCGACCCGGTAGACCCCTTTCTCCGTCGGAGAAAACGAGAACGCGGTTCCCTCGCCACCATAAACGACCGCGCCGTCTTTGATCAACCGAAATCTCCCCGGCCGCGGCGCGCGGGCGTGGAGCGCGATTCCTTCCCGAAAAGGGATCTCGCCTCCCATCCGCCATGCTCGATCTTCATGTCGGGCGCCGAAGAAAAAGCCGCCGGCGTCGGCAAGGATGTCGAACGAGATATAGCCGTGCCCTTCTCTCAGGGCGTGAAGGATCGCCTCCTGATCGAGCGCGGGGACGAGGAGATGGGTGTTCACGAAGCGGAAGGAGCGGGCGTAGGGATCGAGCTGGCGGCCGAGGATCCGGACGTTTTGATGGGCGTCGTTTCCGGCGATGCCGGCGACCTTCCGCGACGGCGTCATCCGGTCCCAGAGGGCCAGCTCCCGCTCCGGCCGGTCCAGAATCGATAAGAAAACTTCGTCCGGGTAGCGGTTGAAGCGAAAGAGGATGTCGAAAAAATAACGGACATAGCGCGCGTTGCGGTCGGTGGCGTCGTCGAAGATATCGTAGATCTCGATTCCGTCGAGCCCTTTTAATTTTCGCCACCCCGGATAGTTCTTCGGGTGGGCGGCGAAGAGGATCGCTCCCTCTGCTTTGAGCCGATCGACCACCTCCTGGAGGGGAATCGGGCGGTGATCGATGAATTTTTTGATCCCGATGGCAAGGAGGGACGCCTCTTCCTTGATGATCTCCATCCCCCGAATCACCAAGAGATCGCCGTGCCGCCCTTCCAGTCCCTCGGTGAAGATGTTGGGATTGCTGTGATCGGTCATGACGATGAAGTCCAATTTCGCCTCGCCGGCGGCCTTCAGGATTTCTTCGGGCCTTCCTTCGCTGTCGTGCGAGAGGTAGGAGTGGACGTGGATTGCCCCGCGGATGTCGCGGTATCCTTCCGGTAAAGGGGCGCGGGAGGTTGGGGGCGGGGGCTCTTGCAAGGCGCGCCGCAGCTTTTGCAATGATTTTGTCGAAGCGCAAGAAAGGGTGGCCGACAGGAGCAGGAGCAGGCCGACGGCCAGGCCTCTTTTCAGTGTTTTCTTGTCGGGGGCGCTCATCTGCATGGAGATAGACCGGCCGGCGGAGGTTTGTGTGACGAACGAGCGATCGCTGCGTGATCGATGATTCTTATTCTATCGATCTATCGATCCGCATGCCGTAAGCTGGATTTCACCGGATCAATTTCTTGATTAATAGAAGGAGATATGTTAAATATTGGGAGCTTTCGGGGCGCGTGGCGGAAACGGTAGACGCAGCAGTCTCAAAAACTGCCGAGGGCAACCTCATGCCAGTTCGATTCTGGCCGCGCCCACCATTCAATTCGAAACATAGATCCTCGCCGGTTCTCTCGCCCATTCCATTTTCTTTGATCCTCCATTCAATTGATCCCGATCAATTATCGATGATGTGTTCTGCGCAGTGATGGAGAATCATCGATTGAGCTTCTAAATTCTTCAATTCCCCAGAGTCATGCGGTTATTACCCACTTATTTTTACTTGATTCACTATTCGCATTGGTTTAATATCCCGGCTGCCGATACATTGGCATTACTTACATTCCACGGTGAAGGTCTCGAGTTTATAATGGCATAAACCCCCAAAACATGGAGACTCGCATGAAGAAACTCGCATTGGCTGTATTGCTGGTTGTGTTCGGAATTTCGAATGTGTATGCGCAAGAGGCGGCTTTAAAAAAGGAGACGATTGAAATCGGTATCTTTTCCGACGCGATTGAGGGAGATCTTGTTCCGTTTATCGGTTACTTTGTTTCGGATAATTTAGAACTGGCTCTTCACTTTAACTTTGTACATGCAGAAATAGATTTGCCCGGAGTTGCTGATGACATTGAGCAGGACTCCTTCATCGTGTCGTTTGATGTGCTTAGCAATCTCCCAACCGGAACCCGATTTGTGCCCGTAGTCGGGGCCGGCGTGAACTTCTCCAGGGATGAAATAGAGGATGAAACGACTGAAACGGTTGGTTTCGATCTTACGGCCGGAGTCCGCTATTTTATTGCTGAGAGGGGAGCGGTGACCCTTTTCGGTCAATATGAATTTGCCGACATTGACTTTTCTGATGATATCGGAACGATAACGGCGGACGGCACGGCATACGCTGTCGGTCTGCTCTATTCAATCTTCTTCCAGTAGGTTCCCGCGTCAAAATAGGGATTAAGCGGCGAAGGATCCGCCTGGTTCACATCATGAAGGGGCCGGTCTTTACTTTGCCCGTTGAAATTCTCGATGGCGAAGTAAAGACCCCTTGACGACCCTTCATTGCTTTTTACCTCTGGACAATCAGGTTTCAAAAAAGGCAATCATTGGTAGTAGGTCAGAAATTCCTCCACCATCAGACCGGCCTTTTTGATTTGGTCTAAAAGCAGTCCCTTCTTGATCGGCTTTCCCTTGTGGACAGGGATGGAAAGGATGTTGGAGTTTCCTTCTTTGATGAGCTTGATGTGGCTTCCCCGCTGTCCCCTGATGGTCCATCCGGCCCTTTCAAATGCCTTCACGACACGATCCGGTCTGAGATTGTGAACTCCGGCCACTTATCTGGTCCCCTTCTTCCTCTTTCCGCCTCTGGTGGCCGCTCTATTTTCTAGGCCATTCATCTCTGCTTCCACCTCTAGGTGGCCGAGGATAGCATCCTTAATCATCATAAGGGCTTCCTCCACGGTCTCCCCCTGTGACGCACAGCCGGAAAGAGAGGGGCATTCAACCCAAAAGCCCCCTTCCTCCAAATCGGGATGTAGAATTACATCGTAGGACTTTCCCCTGACCACGACCTTATACTTCCGATCCTGAGCGATTTTCTCTACCTCTCCCTTCAATCCTTCGACGATCTCCCCGATGGCCAGGGCAAAAACCATCTGCCCCTTTGAAAGGGTGTCGAGGATAACGTTTTTGTCTCTCGTCAAGACGAAGATTGTTTCCCCATCGGTAAGAAATTTCATCTCTGCCAGGGGTTTTTTCACGTCGGGGAAGTTCTTTTTTAAGTAGGTCATCGCCTTCCGGATTTTCTGGAGCGAGATCCCCTTATCCATAAGGGTCTTGGCCACTTTCAACTGAACCAGATCGGTGAATGAATAGAGTCGGGTGCTCCCATATCCGGACGCCTCTTTAATGGAGGGTTTGATGAAATGGCTCCGGTCC encodes the following:
- a CDS encoding CehA/McbA family metallohydrolase, which codes for MQMSAPDKKTLKRGLAVGLLLLLSATLSCASTKSLQKLRRALQEPPPPTSRAPLPEGYRDIRGAIHVHSYLSHDSEGRPEEILKAAGEAKLDFIVMTDHSNPNIFTEGLEGRHGDLLVIRGMEIIKEEASLLAIGIKKFIDHRPIPLQEVVDRLKAEGAILFAAHPKNYPGWRKLKGLDGIEIYDIFDDATDRNARYVRYFFDILFRFNRYPDEVFLSILDRPERELALWDRMTPSRKVAGIAGNDAHQNVRILGRQLDPYARSFRFVNTHLLVPALDQEAILHALREGHGYISFDILADAGGFFFGARHEDRAWRMGGEIPFREGIALHARAPRPGRFRLIKDGAVVYGGEGTAFSFSPTEKGVYRVEWTIHRGDRWWPWIYSNPIYLR
- a CDS encoding outer membrane beta-barrel protein, which gives rise to MKKLALAVLLVVFGISNVYAQEAALKKETIEIGIFSDAIEGDLVPFIGYFVSDNLELALHFNFVHAEIDLPGVADDIEQDSFIVSFDVLSNLPTGTRFVPVVGAGVNFSRDEIEDETTETVGFDLTAGVRYFIAERGAVTLFGQYEFADIDFSDDIGTITADGTAYAVGLLYSIFFQ
- a CDS encoding type II toxin-antitoxin system HicA family toxin — its product is MKAFERAGWTIRGQRGSHIKLIKEGNSNILSIPVHKGKPIKKGLLLDQIKKAGLMVEEFLTYYQ
- a CDS encoding MerR family transcriptional regulator produces the protein MAFGTKQVLKLTGLTTRQVDYWDRSHFIKPSIKEASGYGSTRLYSFTDLVQLKVAKTLMDKGISLQKIRKAMTYLKKNFPDVKKPLAEMKFLTDGETIFVLTRDKNVILDTLSKGQMVFALAIGEIVEGLKGEVEKIAQDRKYKVVVRGKSYDVILHPDLEEGGFWVECPSLSGCASQGETVEEALMMIKDAILGHLEVEAEMNGLENRAATRGGKRKKGTR